The window gctatcaagtagtcataaatccacaagttgcttcattgtattgtctctcaaccttgagagaatattgagtttatgttgaagttagtagtggctttgacctacgggTTAGATCGTAaactgatcatatattccctatggattgggtcatcgTTGATGGAAGCAGGTagcaatagatattctcaataaaggtaccatgatatctcttaggaTTGAAATAGTGTTTCCCCTTAGGTGATTCTAAGAAGTTGTGTTCATAGAAACTATGACCAtggtagttccttaagtggaacttgacatagtctctttgagagctaagatatgtcaattgaacacacaataaaaggatatataacttaaggatggtaaaggtaatcttgaaaggctaataactttcaccttgttagactaagGACATCAGTTCATGAGGAaactgaacacaatggatagcaggttACAAACCTgaacacttggtgtctcgttattatttacataggatactagagttcaattgattctctatagtgggatgttgaatcaactttagaattggattctgagggagctaatattcctatgggtcccaatggtccctattttgagctcatataccgtGTTAGCATGGGTTATAAGGATCAGATTAactctaagttcacttttgtgcacaagggtgttttggtaattatgcaaggttgcataggggtatGTGAACAACTAATCAATTATGCcccattttgggttagattaagtgacccaagcccttaGTGGggttaagtcacttaagcctagtagaaaaccctataaatatgCCTTTAAGGATTTGGACTCATATAGTTTTTTTCTAAAGACTTGTATTCCATCTctataaagagagagaaagagtcatagcctccatCCTCGCTTCTATTCCCACCAgaagtgtgtcaagatcaaggttcgagtcattgGGTAGAAGACTTCAGGTTTACAAGACTTTTGTGATTtcgttcttcatcttcaccacatggatttgatttgggaacattcgAATTTGAGTTATGGTTTTCATTAGCACTTTCTGAATccctttaaagtttaaaaatgcaaattttCCGTTGTGCATAGGGTTTAGAAAAGGcttaggatagttatgcatgttcctaacctgatTTGGGCTTGGGAAACCGAGATATTCCAGTTTTTTCTATCAGTGTTCTTTAATTTGATCAAAGGCATGACTGGATCTCTTCTAAGTGATCAATTTCGACATAAATAACTAGAGAGTAAGTTGTATACCCTTGAAAATCAATACTTATGTTTCTATGTGGGCTCTCTTATACATTGATTATTATGTATTAggtttcaaaactaaaattatgatTAACTCTGACCTTTGAACTGAAACCTCATTCTTAATGGATTGGTGTATACGATCTAAAGTAACTTACttgatttattattgattaAACTAATATTGAGAGTTTTTGAACTGATGATTTGCCTGAGTTGAGTGttcattatttttacttgtttcaAATTGATTACTCTTAAAATTCTAATTCTCTTGGCTTGGTTGATTCTTCCTTTAGAATTGTCCTTAAGCTTCAAGCACTCAAGCGTTGCTCCCAGCACTCAAACGCTCCATTTAGAGCTCCCAACACTCAAGTGCTAATCTACATCGAGTGTTCCAAATGGTCATATAAGGGCCATCAAGCGCGCCCAATTCATTTCCAACCTCTATGTTTCTCTTCAAGTATCTAGGTTACTATCTTTTACTCATTTGAGGTTAATTTGCttctcatttctcattttcgTTCGTATAGAATTGTTTTGCACATCAAGTTTAGTGTTTCTAGTGGCTTTGTTTTTCTTCGtttttgtttgtcttttttGTACTTTGTGACCTTTCATATTCCACATAGTAGTTATGTCTAGTTGTAGACGTCAGAGGAAGGTGACCCCTCTTGGGTCACTTGAGCCCATCCAAGGTGTTCCATTCTAGGGTCTTTTTGATCTAGATGCACTTCCAAATGAGTGTTTCCATTGCTAAGAGGCACGTGAGCATTACTATCACTCTTTCTATGACTATCAAGTTGAGAGCGAGTGTGTCGTTAACCTTTGATCTTTCCAGGACACCGTCCTTCCTATTATTGTTTGAGATAGGGGTTGGGAGACCTTGTTTTCTCTCCAGGGGGCTTACTATCACTATTCGGTTCACATGTTCTATTCGAACATGCATTTGGTCATGTTTGTGGTCACCTTTTAGGTGACCATGTACTGTCAGTCTTTCTCGATTTCTTCTCACTCTATTCGATGCGTACTTGGCATGCTAAGATTAAAGGCCCGTGTTCCTTTCTTCTTGAGCTGCACATGAGACTTTTACATTTGCCGACCCGATTGCCCGAGAGTCACAAGATTCCATGGCCCTCATCCATCAGAGGTTAGACTCTCAGGACCTCCAACTTCAAGAGATTAAGGGACATCTCAATTACAAAATCGCTTGGATCCACTCTTAAGGCACTTCGAGCTCTATTCCTCTATCACCATCGGATGCATAGTTGTTTAGTTTCTTTATCTTTATGTATTTTTGTTGATTTGGATTGTTTTCATATTGCTTATTTGTGTATCAAGAATcgattcttttaatatatatatatatatatatgtgtgtgtgtgtgtgtgtgtgtgtgtgtgtgtgtgtgtgtgtgtgatgcTTGCATTTCTCCTTATTTCTTGTGTGTTTTCTCGTgtttataattcatttatttggctatttttgtgacaaaaatggGGAGATCAttgaatatttaatttactttaaaagagggaaaatataaataagaggAGATGCGGTGAGCATAGGCATGcactatattttaaaagaaactcCTTAACATTTAGGGTACATTTAGGGGAGTTaagatttttaaattctttaattcaAATTCATACATTCATTAAGGGAATTATTAAGggaatttaattgaaaaattgaaggaaattaAACTTGAGACATTGGAGAAAACCAAATCAACTTATGAAAGTACAACTTAGAAAATTTAGAGAGATATCTAACAGGAATGTTTCCTACAAGATATTTATGTTTGAATTAACTATCTCTCTAGAACAATTCTGAGTCACAAAAGCTTCTTCCCATGTTTTCACTACCTATTTTTTGGTTGGAGATAGACCTTTAGGCATCATTGTTGATCTATTGTGTCTTATCTAGCTTTTATTATGTATGTTTAATTTGCATACATCTATATTCCTCTCAAGATTTGCTTTGTACTTTGGTGTCATTATaggaatttgtttttttcatgCTTTCATAAATGCATCAAGCAAAGTCTGTAACTATCCTATTCTATTACTTTGATCATAGCTTATCCCACACATTACTTTAACATTGGTATAGTTTTCTATATGTGTGCAGGTTACAAGGTTGGAAGAAAAGTACTACAAAGTAATGCAAAGCATtcccttagtttttttttttgcattattgtgtgttatgtaaactccTTTATGATAGTTTGGGTGGGTTTGTGTAACAatattttgtcacaaaattgccaAAGGGGGAAATTGTTAGGATAGTAAGTCTTGtataattgttgaaaattttgttctttttcaagtttggtcataaaagtttttttagatagtgactgctctccattgaagatcaagggtaTCTATTCGTCCAACTGGGAAGTCACAGgtacatttaaaaatgtttgactTGTAGCAAATTAGGCTATGTTGAGGTATTAAGAGGATTGGTTTTCGTTTTGAACCTAAAATGGttttaaattggatttttaaattGAGTAGGACTACTCAAGAGGGCCATGTCGCTCAAACACTCAAGGCACTCAAGTGGTTCATGAGTTGACTTGAGCAGTCATGCAATTTCTACTGAGTTTTTTTCACTCAATTTCGATTGAGAAACCTTCCAAAACTGAGACTTTTCAggtttttgcctataaatacctccctAATAACCCTAGAGGGGTAGAATTTGGGTAAGGAGATTGGAGAGATTATTGAGAGACCCTTCATTTATGACAAAGAATCTCCTAGAGAGAAAGTCTAAAGTACCACATCATTTCCGATATCTCATTCAAGGATTAGATCTTTGAATCTTGGGTTGAAGACCATCATCCTTTTGGACTGGCTAGAGGATCTATTAGGCTGTAACAGGAGGTTGTTGCGTCACAAACGTCAAGTTATAGGTATTAGAAAGTAAGTCTTTAGGGAAAAACGGTCAAGTAAATCTAGgtaacttgattttaaataatggATTTAGATCAGCGGTCTTAaacttcatgatttttttatcttGATAGTTAGTGTGAGGGTTTTTCACGTAAAATCTAGTGCATCATTGTTCATATTTGTTTATGTTTGGTATTCTACTTGAATTAGATATTTTACAGGTTATTCCTAagtaataaaaatcatatttttgtatACCTAAAGATTTTAGGTATAATCCATTGATTATATTGAGTCTTCCTTATATCTCTTGGGATTAAAGAATTTGGTataatatataaacatttatttaaaatttttaaatcacctaTTCAATCCTAGTATTCTCTATTGGACTTTGAGTGGTTTTTCACTAACCTctcctattttttaatttgaagaataattcatttttgacataaatacccttcaacatttcaattatttatatgtgttatttcaaaataaataaataaataaaacatttttatcttacatgaatattttttttatgatgaaaaaagGAGTGGAAGAATTTCAACCCCTTGAATCAAATAACTCTTACATTTTTCCTTGAAAGATTCTTCTTAACACGTTTCTTATCTAGGTGAATTTTTGACAAGGAAGTGGGCCCCGTTTCCCATGTTCTCCTCAATTCCAGGTCATTCCACATTCCCTGTCTCATAGAAATGTAAGATAAGCTTCAAAAAGAAGTGGAGGAGACTGTAGGAAATTCTTTGGATTccattctttttaatttttaagaaaaaacggTTAGGTCTGTGAAAgtgtatatttatatatatatgcttcaaTGTTATATTAAATCCAAAATTGGAGGTTTGTAATTTTCGAATTGGTTGAAACTGTGGTCCATTTCTTGGAAGATGCAAGATTGGAATATTTTAGATGATGCCAGAAATCTTTATTTTTGGCAATTTGGAATCCTAGACAAGCTAAAAGCATTGAAGGAAATATTAAATGCAATAATTGTAGTTCTATATTTATGTATTTAGCATTGAATCCATGTCTAATTAATGGACAAAATTCAATGTTCCAATGGTTTTTCACTTAACTATAATGCCCTAATTTCTGATTGTGGAAGTATTCAAAATTAGAAGCTGCAGGGTAATATTCAGTAGCCCATAATTCAAAGCCTATAGTTgggaatttgatgaaatttttcACTCCCAACACATGTTTTGTAGCTATTATTTTGGATTTTCCCTTGTACATTGTTTCCCGAAAATCTTTCTGCACCCAAAACTACAGACCCTGGGATTTGTTTCCATCCCAGAACTTCTGCTGCGAACAGAGCCTTGATTGTATTCTTTCAGGTCATTAGTACACGATGGTGCCTACATTGTCCCCAAGGAAACCGCTGAAACTTGAAAATACTAAGTACTGAACACAGCCCGGTCAGTTGATGCAGTCCAGATAGTCTGAATCTGATAAAATGCAAGTTGCCTGAACACCCAGCTACATGATTTTCTGGGTTTTTTTCCTTGGGTATTCAGTCTTTAGGTGAAATGGTGGAGCTGAAAGCCAACTAGGCCAACTGAAACTGCGCTAAAACATTACGGCCAAGTTCAAAAATGCTATTAGCTGCTACGTTTCTAGCTAGCCCTGTTGCTTCGAAACAGCAGAACACTGAAAATTCTTCTGATCCAAGAATGAAAAATGACCTCAATACTCTCTTTAGATCTCCTGTATGAATTCTTGAGTTGTTCAATGTTATAGCTTATTTGTTTGTGGAGACTGACTAGACATTGATGAGCAACCAGAACGTCCAAGCAAAATTTTGAGGGAGACAAGCACTGTAGAGGACACTAGAAATTCTTTTTTTGGGTTACATAACCTTATCTGGATTTTTATGAGATGTACAATAGAGGATTTGGGAgattaaaaaaagggaaaataaaagagaacTATGGCGTATACTTGCACAcaataaacccaaaaaaaatggaacatTCCCTTTGAATGAACATGTGATGGCAATAACATAGGAAGAATCGCCACccttagtaaaaagaaaaagagagaacaaTTGGGGAATTTAGATTTTAGATGACTCCTTTCTACTTTTTGAACTTGGCACGGTTTCTCGGTCAGGAAACCGATGCCTTGGCCTGCTTGTGATGATTGACATAAGCTCGTTGGCTGTCCATGTGACTAACGATAGATTGCGAAGAGAGTTCACCAGCTCTTCATGATCCAAGGATGAGAGCATTGAAGTGCATTCTGTGAAAAATATGAACCCAAATAGATCAATAAAGATGACTATTTTTGGTGCaagttaatttgaaataaatctCAAAGAAGAACAATTCTGATAAAATGTTTCCTATGCCAAGTTTATAATTTATAACATCTTCCTGGGAGTAATTCTTCTTTGAAGTTACTGATGATATGTAGTTGCATATTTTACCTGAATTCTTGGCAAGATTCAGCAATGAATATGAAGCAATCACTCTTTCCTCAACATCTCTGTTGTAACTCAACAACTCTATCAACTGTGGGACAAGGATTGAGCATGCCATCCACCGAAAACTTTCATCTTCCATGGAACACAAAAAGTTGCTCATCCATGAAACTGTGACCAAGCTTGCTCGGGCCAAACATGGAATGCCATTGGCTATGGAATCTGAGAGAGCAGACAAGAATCTCTTGTTGCCGCTTCTGAACAATGCAATGGCTGCCTTCTTCTGCCAGTTTTCTGTTGCTTCTTCCTCGTCATTCTGATCATTGTTGCACAAAATTAGATGTGGGAGATTCAATTGAGAAATTTAGACCCACTCAGACTACCAAATGGAACTACAGTAATAGCCTAGCAGCGTACCTCAAGGCTTCCAGAGTTCATAATTTCATTGACAAATATTTCGGTGTTGTGGAGTGAATCTTCTGAGATCTCTTCTAAACCAGCTTGCTGTAAGAGCCATTTTTCTGCTGATGCCTCTCCTGTGTAAGAGAATCGGCCTCCCAATATCATGAGAGTTTTTGATGACTGTTGTTGGACCTTTTCATTACATGTTTGACAGTCCAAAGCTGCTATAATTGTCTCGACTGCTTCTTCTCTATATACGCTGCTCTTTGAAGGATCTCCCTGCAAAATAACTGCTACTCCATGTGGGGGCTGCTCAAGAGTCTAAAACCAGACTGTTTTGAACTAATGCATGCCCAGGTTGGTTCCCAAGAGAAttgaggaaaaggaaagaaattttgaaatctCATGGCATccatttcttcaaattctcaGAAATCAAGTGGGGCACAAGTGAATGAACGACTAAAATTAGACTTACCAGAAGATCAAGCTGTAACAACAGAGCTGCAACTAATGGGCGTTCTTCAGGTGGAGCCCTCTGCAGATAGACTAACAAGATGTGCATTGTGTTCAAGTGAGCACCTCCATTCTGAAGACCATCTAAGAATTTCGTAATCTGAGTTCTTCTGTAGAGCGAAGCAAGCTTCTGACAATTACTTCAACTATTGTTGaaagcaaaagaaagaaagacaagAGAGAAAAAATCGATACCTATTGAGGCATATCAACTCAGTCAATAAAGCGAAAGCACAAGAACTGGAATTCTTTTGATTGCCTAGAACGAGGAGTTCAAGAATGGAAGCCTTGTTCAGATTGTTCGCCAAGTAATGTCGGCAGCTTCCATCAGCCTGAATGCAACAGGAAATGATGGAAGCAGCATTGTTCCTTCCGCAGGCATCTCCAGTCTCTATTCTTTTCACCAACAAGCTCAATCCTCCAATTGAAACAACTTGTCTGGCATTCTCCAAGTTTTGGTCTTCATTGAAGCCCATAAGAAGTTGGTCTAGGAAGTAATATGCTGCCACTTGAGGACTGCATCTAACTGTGAATAAGGTCTGCAGCTGGTCCCCAAACTCCAACACCCGAAGGACCAATGGAATCCACTCAATTGATATCAGCTGTTTGGCCTTTGGCTTCAATAGATAAAGCAAAACCGCAGCTTTTAGAAATAGACTACTGCTTCTCAGGAGTCTCATAAAGATCTCAAGTTGTGGATCTGAACTCAATATTATCTGCCTATTTGCCTCCTTTCTCCATACAAATTCTGCTAAAATTGAGATCCCCAATTCTAGAATTTCATCGTCATTGGAAGCAAATAGAACTTCAAGAATTCCCTCTATCACAGGTGCCTTTGACAATGCAGATTCAGTGACACGATCGCCATGTGAGTCCAACCAAGCTTTTGTAATCACCCGAACTGCTCTTTCACAGTCAGTTAGGCTGTCTGATGAGGAAATGGTGGTAATTGCTCTAGCGAGATCACTTGCAGGAAGGTAgctattttcttcctttctgaTTGAATCATTCCTGACTATGAAATTGCCGTTCACCAAGCATTCTGTCAGCTCCCTTTGGCAGGTAAAGAACCGAAAAAAGTCTATTCTCTGTGTCTCGGACCACAATTCATCTTTTGTGAATCTGTAATGTTGGCTTGGCGATCTTCTCTGAGCTCCTAATCCATTCTGCCAAGGGAAAAGAACAGATGAAATTTGGGAAATTTCTAAGTAACAGTTAccttatataaaatattcacCATCCTGAGGAGACGGAGTTACTCACATGAACATAATGATGTCGGGCGTCGCTATCTTCATTCGtacaaactttttctttttcctccacACTCCATGTATCAATTTTAGCTCCA of the Vitis vinifera cultivar Pinot Noir 40024 chromosome 10, ASM3070453v1 genome contains:
- the LOC100252832 gene encoding putative E3 ubiquitin-protein ligase LIN, with the translated sequence MMASLHDLLVEEGFERTKNHPKTSRKPPLLSKPNRDPRLARDDSIALPIYICHDRRNFHSVKHKADKAITRNAPGLLSSKRVSSDSERANSQSLGGSEGARRDGPAIDEVAIRAVISILSGYIGRYLKDETFRESVREKCYACLESRKKDSDNGVFANMELGIESIEQLVLGSPGTHMELRMKSLRNSIRLLSIVASLNSETSRNGSTCGIPNSHLSACAQLYLSIVYKLEKNDRISARHLLQVFCDAPFLARTDLLPDLWEHFFLPHLLHLKVWYANELEFLSNPNFGDKEKRAIALSKIYNDQMDMGTRQFAFYYKDWLKVGVKAPPIPSVPLPSRPSYGNSMRRSSDSFSSNLSINKNLYQAVFGPTSERQSMEHSERTGAKIDTWSVEEKEKVCTNEDSDARHHYVHNGLGAQRRSPSQHYRFTKDELWSETQRIDFFRFFTCQRELTECLVNGNFIVRNDSIRKEENSYLPASDLARAITTISSSDSLTDCERAVRVITKAWLDSHGDRVTESALSKAPVIEGILEVLFASNDDEILELGISILAEFVWRKEANRQIILSSDPQLEIFMRLLRSSSLFLKAAVLLYLLKPKAKQLISIEWIPLVLRVLEFGDQLQTLFTVRCSPQVAAYYFLDQLLMGFNEDQNLENARQVVSIGGLSLLVKRIETGDACGRNNAASIISCCIQADGSCRHYLANNLNKASILELLVLGNQKNSSSCAFALLTELICLNRRTQITKFLDGLQNGGAHLNTMHILLVYLQRAPPEERPLVAALLLQLDLLGDPSKSSVYREEAVETIIAALDCQTCNEKVQQQSSKTLMILGGRFSYTGEASAEKWLLQQAGLEEISEDSLHNTEIFVNEIMNSGSLENDEEEATENWQKKAAIALFRSGNKRFLSALSDSIANGIPCLARASLVTVSWMSNFLCSMEDESFRWMACSILVPQLIELLSYNRDVEERVIASYSLLNLAKNSECTSMLSSLDHEELVNSLRNLSLVTWTANELMSIITSRPRHRFPDRETVPSSKSRKESSKI